Within the Platichthys flesus chromosome 16, fPlaFle2.1, whole genome shotgun sequence genome, the region ATTACATCCTCTGGAGAAATGTTGTTCTCTACCCACAGTTTCTATCATTTTCTCGTCTCCCCTCAGCCACATGCAGCGCACATTGAGCAAGGCAAACTGGCgtccagcacaaacacaccttgTCTTTTCATGGGGAGGCCGGTGCTAACAATCATCTGACAATACATCAACACAAAGAGAGCATTAACAAAGCCGCTGATTCGATCTATACCCTCTTATCTCTTCTGCTATTTCTATCTTCAACATCATGAAAACAATGGTGCACTGATGGTGACAAGTGTCTGGTggatcacacatacacacagactgtTCGGGGCAAATTAACTTCCTCTTCTAAACGCAGACGATTTACCGAGGCTGTAATTGACCTCGCACGGGGCCGACAGGTCGGGGCATTTTGTTGTAATGGCAAAAACAGCTTTTTGTCACGAGTCGGTTCAGGTGTTTCAGagttattataatttttcttGTATATTTGGTACTTTGCAGTTATTAACACATGCAGGGTAaagatcatatatatatatagtcatggAGGACTTAATATCCTTTAACCTTTAAACATGGTGACATCAATAGATCAGACCTGACAGGGACCATAATGTTAAACTTTGCTATTAATACATGTGTTAGTCTTTACAAAACCTTAATACTTTACACCAGTTAATTTTCAGATTCTATTATGTAACGCACCAATTCTATCTGATGACcagtgtttatttaaaggtCTGATATTAAACCTCGGTCCTCATGTCACTAAAATAGTCCAAATATGCATTAATGTGTCtttaaaagacatttgataCAGTCACTATATcttgattttatatatatatgaatattcaAGTTTGGGATCAATAAGTTTATATCTATTCATGCactaataaaacattaaaacatagaAGGAATCATCTCTGAGCTCATATATATTCAGCTTTAGAGAAAGCAGCATCTTATTTGCCACAATTCTACAACTAGAATTAAAAGCAGACCTTTGTCGCCGATGgaagcaagaaaaaaacaaaaaagggagagaaaattaaatgaaagatAATGAAGCCCATTTTAAAACCGGAACCAATGGGGGGAGAGGTGACCTGTTCCAGCCAATCCCACGCGGAAGGTGGGGTGACGATTTTTAAACTCCCAACTCAAGTCGCTGGAACGCGTCGCTCCCAGCTCACAGTGTGGAACGCGACTTTCACGACCGCACCTCTCATGACAGCCTCGGAAAACAAGACAGAcgaagacaaacaaacaggggagCAGAGGGGAAACAGCGGACTCCTGCCTACTGACATTATTAAAGGGATTTACTGCTGTGCGTAAAAAGGCGCACGGGGCTCTCCGCTGCGCGCCTCCATCCTGCGGTAACATttgattttctatttgttttaaaattggCCATTGCAGCTTGTTCTCGGATCTTCATCCCCACTCCGCAACAAGATGTTAAAAATGACGGAGGAGCATGACAAGTGTGGGAGCGACCATCCCTGCAGTCCGTCAGGCACCAACAGCTCCATGTCTCAGGACGAGTCCGACTCTGACGCGCCGTTCTCCCCGACGGGATCCGACGGCCAGGGGTCCCTGCTCGCCGGCCTGGGCAAGAAGCTGGACTCCGAGGATGACGACCGGTTTCCGGCGTGCATACGGGACGCGGTTTCTCAGGTGCTCAAGGGATACGACTGGTCCCTGGTGCCGATGCCCGTGCGAGGGAACGGATCTCTGAAGAGCAAGCCCCACGTCAAGAGACCCATGAACGCGTTCATGGTTTGGGCGCAGGCGGCCCGCAGGAAGCTGGCGGACCAGTACCCGCACCTGCACAACGCCGAGCTCAGCAAGACGCTGGGGAAACTGTGGCGGTAAGGACACATAGGATACTGTCCATTATTACCAGGAGAAAAGCTTCAGATTTCTACATGTCTCcatgtatttaataaaaaagaaatacacaatattaatttaatcagcATTGGCAATTACAgcaaaatataacattaatttGAACAAAGTTTGGGCTTTATGGTTAATGAGCTAGAATAATTAATCCTTATAAgaaaatctgcatttttttaCAGCTTGATAGAGAGTAAAAAGTCCCAAAGTAACTTGGTTCACGTAAGAATAAGTGTATCTGAATTAattgtgatgtttttaatatttcttccCGCCCGCGCAGCTTGCTCTCAGAGAGTGAGAAGAGGCCGTTTGTAGACGAGGCAGAGAGGCTCCGGGTTCAGCACAAGAAAGATCATCCAGACTACAAGTACCAGCCTCGGCGACGGAAGAATGTGAAACCGGGCCAGAGCGACTCGGACTCAGGAGCAGAGCTGGCACATCACATGTACAAAGCTGAACCGGGGATGGGAGGACTGGCAGGGATGACCGACGGGCACCACCCCCCTGAGCATGCAGGTGTGTTTTCAAAtttaacagaaaaatatatatcacacacataattcatttaataatggTTTCAGGCCACCTGTTTGAATCATCAGTGTGTTAACATGCTTTATTTCTGATACTGTTTTTTTATCAGGGCAGCCCCACGGCCCCCCAACACCGCCCACTACTCCCAAGACAGATCTGCACCACGGGGTGAAGCAGGATCTGAAGCACGAGGGCCGACGCCATGTCGACAGCAGCAGGCAAAACATCGACTTCAGCAACGTGGACATCTCTGAGCTCAGCACCGACGTCATCAGCAACATGGAGACCTTTGACGTGCACGAGTTCGACCAGTACCTCCTGCTCAACGGCCACACCTCGGGCTCCTCCGGCCTGCCCGCAGACCACAGCCACGGGCAGGCCCCGGCACCCGGCAGCTCTTACACTTCCTCATACAGCCACGCAGGCGCCAACGGGTCCGCGTGGAGTCGCAAGAGCgccatgtcctcctcctcctcctccagcgagGTGGGCCAGCACCGACTCCATATTAAAACGGAGCAACTGAGCCCCAGCCACTACAGCGAGCACTCCCACGGGTCCCCCTCACACGCCGAGTACGCCTCCTACAGCAGCCAGGCCTGTGTCACTTCAGCCGCGTCAGCTGCCTCGGCCGCggcctccttctccagctcccaGTGTGACTATACTGACCTCCAGGGCTCCAACTATTACAACCCTTACTCCGGCTACCCCTCCAGCCTCTACCAGTACCCGTACTTCCACTCCTCCAGGCGGCCCTACGGCAGCCCCATCCTCAACAGTCTGACCATGGCTCCCGCCCACAGCCCCACCGCCTCCAGCTGGGACCAGCCCGTCTACACCACGCTGTCGCGGCCTTAAGGGGACGAGAGGCCGTTCAGTTCGCACACGAAACTCGTTCAGATTGATGCACTACTAATGGAGGACGCGAGGTGCAGGTGGAGGAGTGTGCTTGGTGGGTAGTAGGTTACCTGTGACCATTTGAACGTGAAgcaaacaaatgacaaaaaaaaaaagtgcctgCTGATTTTATACAAAGTTATATTGTTGCGGTGAAAAAGACACTTGAGACTTTTTACAGGAGACAAATTGTGTTGTTGGTGAGCCAAACTCCTCCGTGAGGACATGTCACCTACGCCTACATCCTGTACACCCCTCATCTTTCCAGTTAAAGATTGCACGTGTGCACACACTCGAGGTGAAGCAAaggcctccccccccccgagtcgTGTAGGAGAGGAACGGTTTGGGCCAAAATTGTGATGTGGAGCAGATGGAGAAGCAGACATATTGGAGAATATACACGGGACCAATTATGTAAATTTGCAGTTAAATTTACGTTAATGGCCAGAGCTATATCGCAGCACACTTGTCCATTTGCATTAGTGGATCCGTCTTAACTCGATTGCTCGTATGAATTTTAGAGTGTCATTTTGGCATAAAAGtcttatatgtatttatgttcatgcattattggttttatttttttgttctcaaGTAGATAACACGTGTAATGTGGGTTTGGTTATTTACAGTACTGTTTGGCTTGTATTGAAAACGCAGTAAGTGAAGTGAAGGACAGCACGAGTTCAGTGCGTTCGTTATATCATTCCATTGAAGAGGAATTTCCGGTCCAATTTTCCACCCTCTCCTGCGTCTCCGTTCCCGATTGCAAGAGAGCGGCGCAGGGCCGACGGGCACAGGACAGAACAGGTGTCTGGAAGCAATGCTTGGCAAATCGCGATTAGTCATGATCCAGGGTTAAAGGAAATGGGGTAAGATAACACCACGCACTCTGAGTGACGTGTCAGCTGGACCTCCTGTACGCGCGGATGGGCAACGCACGCACATGTGTACGTACatgcatacatgtgtgtgtgtgtgtgcgtcagggAGATAAAGTGCAGCTCTACCAATGAGAGAGGAGATACACATCCCGTGATATATTAGACAAAAGTGATACTTACCACCACTCTTATCATTTCAACTTTTTCCGTTATTTAGAGTCGGGTTTAAAGAGGAAATTACGTGTTGGAGTATTTGCCCAAATTGATCCGAGCCATCACTCACTGCTGCAGTGTCTCGTCAGAAACAACAAAGACGTCTTTGTGCCTTCTAATGCTTATCGTCTGTATTTCAGTATAAGACATTGAGTTATTAACAAACCTCCGGCAGCACACAATCAGAAATCCACACCAGAAAGTCCCACAGTTAACCCGCTCCTCTTTATATCCTTAATTTGACCATATCCTGAATTTGAAATCATTCCTTGGTTTGTCAGATGCTGTGATGTGCTGTATGAGAAACACATTCAGTGCATCGCGGTGCAAGTTTGTCCACAGAACCGTGTTTTGGGATATTATCCTGGTGCATAATTTGACATCATTCCCTCCAGCCTTGGTTTTGTCGTGTTTGGCGAGAAGCACACAGAGCGTCACGTTCCAGGTTCTGACCACAGAACcgtgtttttgtatattattctGGTGTATACTTTTGAGAGAGGCTGTGAAAACTATTGTTCTGTTAACTAGAGtttcattcacacatgcacagctaACCCATGCGCTGGCCATTTTtggttcaaaataaaaaaatactgttcTTGATATTTGTCTACGTCTCTTATTTGCATTCATGATTACGTTTTTACTTGGAAAgaatttgtaaaataataataaatatttgaatttaGCTGAACACCAGCTGTTCATATGAGCCGGGTTGTTTAACATCTGTACCGTGAGCCACAGCTGTGAGGGGAGACCAGTGAGACCTGTATTATTAGCAGCGCTCAATCCTCCGATCATCCTTTTCCAATTAAACTTTAACCGTCAATTTAACTGAGGTGTATTTTGCAAAATACCCTTTAAATTATCCCATTGCTGTAGAGCTGAAACGCTTTTCCTCAGAGAAATAAATAGGTCTCTAAAACCAAAATTACAAGTTGCTGCTGCAAACGGGCTAAACTCCAGGTCTGGTGCTGCTCTCTAAACTTTCTGACCTTAAGGTGCCCTGCGCTTGACACTTCTCATGTGCCCTTAAACCCAAAATAATAAAGTtaagatgtttttcatcaaaacaATGAAAGGAGGGGAATTCGGGGAGAGCGATCATATCTGCTCTGGTCTGAGAGT harbors:
- the LOC133971498 gene encoding transcription factor Sox-8; translated protein: MLKMTEEHDKCGSDHPCSPSGTNSSMSQDESDSDAPFSPTGSDGQGSLLAGLGKKLDSEDDDRFPACIRDAVSQVLKGYDWSLVPMPVRGNGSLKSKPHVKRPMNAFMVWAQAARRKLADQYPHLHNAELSKTLGKLWRLLSESEKRPFVDEAERLRVQHKKDHPDYKYQPRRRKNVKPGQSDSDSGAELAHHMYKAEPGMGGLAGMTDGHHPPEHAGQPHGPPTPPTTPKTDLHHGVKQDLKHEGRRHVDSSRQNIDFSNVDISELSTDVISNMETFDVHEFDQYLLLNGHTSGSSGLPADHSHGQAPAPGSSYTSSYSHAGANGSAWSRKSAMSSSSSSSEVGQHRLHIKTEQLSPSHYSEHSHGSPSHAEYASYSSQACVTSAASAASAAASFSSSQCDYTDLQGSNYYNPYSGYPSSLYQYPYFHSSRRPYGSPILNSLTMAPAHSPTASSWDQPVYTTLSRP